The Janthinobacterium tructae genome contains the following window.
GCCACGCAGGCGCTGGCGGCGCAAGCGCGCGCGGCGGGCGGCTTGCCTGAGCTGCCGCCCGCGTCCTTGGCCAGCCTGGCCAGCCCTGCCGATAATGCGGCGGCGCCAGCCGCCGGCTTTACGCCGCGCGAATGGCGTTTGCTGGGCGCGGCCGCCATCGTCTCCGTCGCCTGCGCGCTGCTGGTGCTGGGCGGCGCGGCCCTGCTTTATAAACTGTAGCACCGAGCGTAGCACTGTCGCGCTGCGCCAGCCACGAGCGAAGCGCAGCGTCTTCCCCCCACCCTAGCCTGGAAGCATGCATGAAACCGATCAAATTGCTGGCCATACCCGCCCTGTTGCTGTCGCTGTACGGCGTCCCCCTGAGCCTCGCCCACGCCGCCGCTGCGGCAGTCGCGACTGCAGCCACGAGCGTGCCAAATGTTGCGTACGAAAAATACACGCTGCCGAATGGCCTCGACGTGATCCTCGTGGAAGACCATAAATTGCCCGTCACGGCTGTCAATGTCTGGTATCACGTGGGTCCGGCCAATGAAGCGCCCGGCCTGACGGGCTTTGCGCACTTGTTCGAGCACATGATGTTTGCCGCCACCAAGCACGTGCCGCGCGGCATGGCCGACCAGTTGCTGGAAGGGGCGGGCGCCACCGATTCGAACGGCAGCACGGATTTCGACCGCACCAATTATTTCGACACGGTGCCGTCGAACCAGCTGGAACTGGCCCTGTGGGCCCATTCCGACCGCATGGGCTACCTGCTCGACGTGCTCGACCAGACGGCGCTGACGAACCAGCAGGACGTGGTGCGCAACGAACGCCGCCAGAGCGTGGAAAACGCACCGTATGGCATCGTGCAGGAAGCCCTGTACCACCAGCTGTTCCCGAAGACCCACCCGTATTACGCCAGCGTCATCGGTTCGCATGCGGACATCCAGAACGCCAAACTGGCCGACATCAAGGAATTCTTTACCAAATACTATGGTCCCAGCAATGCCAGCCTGGTGATCGCCGGCGACATCGACAAGGCGAAAACCAAGCAACTGGTCAACAAATACTTCGGCAGCTTCAAGAGCGGCCCCGCCGTACCGAAACCCGATGTGGTGACGCCGCCCATCACGCAGGAACGCCGCATCGTGGTGCAGGACCGGGTCGAGTTGCCGCGCGTCTTCATGGCCTGGCTGACGCCGTCCGCCTACGCCAAGGATGACGCGGAACTGTCGATGGCCGCGCACATCCTGGCCGGCGGCAAGTCCAGCCGCCTGTATAAATCGCTGGTGTACGACAAGCAGATCGCGCAGGACGTGGGCGCGAACCAGAGCTCGAACGCCCTCACCTCGGTGTTCAGCGTGGACGTGACGGCCCGCCCCGGCCACCAGCCCGAGGAAATCGAGCAAGCCATGCAGGCGGAGCTGGAGCAATTGCGCGCCAAGGGGCCCAGCGAGAAGGAAATCGAGCGAGCCCGCAACAGCATCGAGACGAGCATGCTGAGCCAGGTGGAAAAAGTGGGCGGCAACGCCAACCTGATGAACCAGTACAACCAGTACCTGGGCGACCCCGGCTACCTGGGCAAGGATATCGAACGCTACCGCCAGGTGACGGCGGCCGGCGTGCAGCGCGCCGTCGACACCTACCTGACAAACCAGGCGCGCGTGGTCGTGTACGGCGTGCCGGGCACGCCGGACCTGGGAGCGGAAGTGCCGACGCCGGCGCCGGGCAAGGTCAAGGCGGCACCGGGCACGGCCATCAATGCGGACGAGCCGTGGCGTAACAAGGTGCCGGCCGCCGGTCCCGCGCCGAAGATCGTGCTGCCGCAAGCGACGTCCTTCACGCTGAGCAATGGCTTGACCGT
Protein-coding sequences here:
- a CDS encoding M16 family metallopeptidase, whose protein sequence is MKPIKLLAIPALLLSLYGVPLSLAHAAAAAVATAATSVPNVAYEKYTLPNGLDVILVEDHKLPVTAVNVWYHVGPANEAPGLTGFAHLFEHMMFAATKHVPRGMADQLLEGAGATDSNGSTDFDRTNYFDTVPSNQLELALWAHSDRMGYLLDVLDQTALTNQQDVVRNERRQSVENAPYGIVQEALYHQLFPKTHPYYASVIGSHADIQNAKLADIKEFFTKYYGPSNASLVIAGDIDKAKTKQLVNKYFGSFKSGPAVPKPDVVTPPITQERRIVVQDRVELPRVFMAWLTPSAYAKDDAELSMAAHILAGGKSSRLYKSLVYDKQIAQDVGANQSSNALTSVFSVDVTARPGHQPEEIEQAMQAELEQLRAKGPSEKEIERARNSIETSMLSQVEKVGGNANLMNQYNQYLGDPGYLGKDIERYRQVTAAGVQRAVDTYLTNQARVVVYGVPGTPDLGAEVPTPAPGKVKAAPGTAINADEPWRNKVPAAGPAPKIVLPQATSFTLSNGLTVIHNYNPAVPLISSQLVVKSGSGANPLAQPGLSSFTAQLLQEGTATRSAPQIADDVAQLGAFLGTGSGADASFAQLTSLKTTFPQALDVLADVVQHPQFPAAEVERQRASRIGELAQQRENAGAVAARVEAAALYGPQHPYGTIQLGTEAALKATSRADLQAFWQQHYVPNNAALIVSGDIGAAQLKALAEAKFGSWKAGTVAPSVTAAPATTKARLILVDKPGAPQTAVRLSTIAVARTTPDYAPLQVMNAALGGLFTSRLSNNLREEKGYTYGVRSQFQYRSQPGPFSIAAGVRTDVTGPAVSETFKEIRAMIAKPLTAKELSNARNSQVLSLPGQFETNASISASMANVYIYGLGLDYYATLPQRFAGVTDKQVQQVAKKYLQPEKLIVIGVGDKAKIAPQLSKLKLAPVELRDAEGNLKEGNAK